One segment of Rhodopirellula baltica SH 1 DNA contains the following:
- a CDS encoding polysaccharide lyase, whose product MSHVFFFFAVSFAVVVLFGSGSLMADPSDWAEGTQEHNDGANREHYNQAASLRWAHFMGDWCDAKGTEQGETVYAIAEVSDTDTLTPVRWDVTTLANEWGQGTHPNQGMFLRVVEGSGRIAFASRESTDETLRPKLELTGKNGTAILDAVADTFLTKWTYRSQGQANELRVSAEAENLLVRFDLEQATDIGTITRATLVLLSPQQFGSASIGVFRCNQGESDVPTSPALGIAAKYENDRGIANDLDVIFATGFERADWKSEWTQVGKDGKVDTVNPESRSEGFLPLQGKALRSRIDEGEFTALNTLYKFDERIGSEPEEIYFRYHLRLADDWNQTVQGGKLPGISGTYGRAGWGGRKSDGTDGWSARGLFQKTVPAGNPLAGRTPIGFYCYHADMHGTYGSHWVWSQNYRGYLAKNQWYTIEQQCRLNTPGEKDGILRGWVDGQLAFEKTDVRFRMTDELKIEQIWMNLYHGGKTASPHDQHIFIDNVVIAKKYIGPMVTSP is encoded by the coding sequence GTGAGCCACGTTTTCTTTTTCTTCGCGGTTTCCTTTGCGGTGGTCGTTTTGTTCGGATCTGGTTCGTTGATGGCGGATCCATCCGATTGGGCGGAAGGCACGCAGGAACACAATGATGGTGCCAACCGGGAACACTACAACCAAGCGGCTTCGTTGCGATGGGCTCACTTCATGGGCGATTGGTGCGACGCCAAAGGAACCGAGCAAGGCGAGACAGTCTATGCGATCGCTGAAGTATCTGACACGGACACTCTCACCCCCGTTCGCTGGGACGTGACGACGCTCGCGAACGAGTGGGGCCAGGGAACGCATCCCAATCAAGGCATGTTTTTACGTGTTGTTGAAGGATCCGGCCGGATCGCGTTCGCCAGCCGAGAGAGCACTGATGAAACCCTGCGTCCCAAACTCGAACTGACTGGCAAGAACGGAACGGCCATCCTCGACGCAGTCGCCGATACATTCCTGACCAAGTGGACTTACCGTAGCCAGGGACAAGCGAACGAATTGCGAGTCTCGGCCGAGGCGGAAAACCTGCTGGTCCGTTTCGATCTCGAACAAGCCACCGACATCGGAACGATCACCCGGGCCACGTTGGTGCTGCTGTCACCCCAGCAGTTCGGATCGGCCAGCATCGGTGTGTTTCGTTGCAACCAAGGCGAATCCGACGTTCCCACTTCACCCGCTTTAGGCATCGCGGCGAAGTACGAAAACGATCGAGGAATCGCGAATGATTTAGACGTGATTTTCGCGACGGGTTTCGAACGAGCAGACTGGAAAAGTGAATGGACTCAGGTAGGCAAAGACGGCAAAGTGGACACGGTCAATCCTGAATCACGCTCGGAAGGTTTCCTTCCTTTGCAAGGCAAGGCGTTGCGTTCGCGCATCGACGAAGGTGAGTTCACAGCCTTGAACACGCTCTACAAGTTTGATGAACGAATTGGCAGCGAGCCCGAAGAAATCTACTTTCGCTATCACTTGCGCCTGGCTGATGACTGGAATCAAACCGTTCAAGGCGGCAAGCTACCGGGGATCAGCGGGACGTATGGTCGCGCAGGCTGGGGCGGACGAAAGAGCGATGGCACCGACGGCTGGTCAGCTCGCGGGCTGTTCCAAAAGACCGTCCCCGCCGGCAATCCTTTGGCGGGACGAACCCCGATTGGATTCTACTGCTACCACGCTGACATGCACGGAACCTATGGATCTCACTGGGTCTGGAGCCAAAATTACCGTGGATACCTGGCCAAGAATCAGTGGTACACCATCGAACAACAGTGCCGCCTCAACACTCCCGGCGAAAAGGATGGAATCTTACGAGGCTGGGTCGATGGGCAACTGGCATTTGAAAAAACGGACGTGCGATTCCGCATGACCGACGAACTCAAAATTGAACAGATCTGGATGAACCTCTACCACGGCGGGAAAACCGCATCGCCACACGACCAGCACATCTTCATCGACAACGTGGTGATTGCAAAGAAGTACATCGGACCGATGGTCACCTCGCCCTGA
- a CDS encoding AAA family ATPase, whose translation MTNTELHIVAGAAGVGKTTFGKDLASKLGGVLLDSDTVTEPVVRAGLSAAGLNPADRDSPEYKRLFRDAVYECLFQTAADNLQHIPVVIVGPFTRELENPNWPSQLAERFGVTPTVWYLTCDDEVRRQRIEQRANPRDHAKLVDWTRHVSEAPVAKPAFAVRFVDTNH comes from the coding sequence ATGACGAACACTGAACTCCACATCGTTGCAGGCGCCGCCGGCGTTGGTAAGACCACCTTCGGCAAGGATCTGGCAAGCAAATTGGGCGGTGTGTTGCTGGATAGCGACACCGTCACTGAACCGGTTGTTCGAGCTGGTTTGTCCGCGGCGGGATTGAATCCCGCGGACCGAGACAGCCCAGAATACAAACGGTTGTTTCGTGACGCGGTCTATGAATGCCTTTTCCAAACCGCGGCTGACAATTTGCAGCATATCCCTGTCGTGATCGTGGGACCGTTCACTCGGGAGCTGGAGAACCCAAATTGGCCAAGTCAATTGGCTGAGCGTTTTGGCGTGACACCAACCGTTTGGTATCTGACCTGTGACGACGAAGTGAGACGCCAACGCATCGAACAACGAGCCAACCCGAGAGACCATGCCAAGTTGGTCGATTGGACGCGTCATGTCAGCGAAGCCCCGGTGGCAAAGCCCGCGTTCGCAGTTCGATTCGTCGATACAAATCACTGA
- a CDS encoding class I fructose-bisphosphate aldolase codes for MSSTITELLGEDQKYLLEHRCETIDSSRLHLPGPDFLERVLCGTDRNQRVVNNLARLFGHGRLRDTGYVSILPVDQGIEHSAGASFAPNLDYFDPENIVKLAIEGGCNAVASTFGVLGAVSRKYAHRIPFLVKINHNELLSYPNTYDQVMFGQVDRAHDMGATAVGATIYFGSPESRRQIVEVAESFERAHELGLATVLWCYLRNPAFKTDQDYHTSADLTGQANHLGVTIQADIIKQKLPTNNGGYNAIAFGKTSPLVYQKLTTDHPIDLCRYQVANCFMGRAGLINSGGASSGASDLAEAVKTAVINKRAGGTGLISGRKAFQRPMPEGVELLHKIQDVYLDKEITVA; via the coding sequence ATGTCATCAACCATCACCGAATTGTTAGGCGAAGATCAGAAATACCTGCTGGAACATCGCTGCGAAACCATCGATTCCAGCCGCCTACACCTGCCCGGCCCCGATTTCCTCGAGCGGGTTTTGTGTGGAACGGATCGCAACCAACGCGTGGTCAACAACCTCGCCCGCCTCTTTGGCCACGGCCGGCTCAGAGACACGGGTTACGTCTCAATCCTTCCGGTGGACCAAGGCATCGAACATTCCGCAGGAGCCTCCTTCGCTCCAAATCTGGACTATTTCGACCCGGAAAACATCGTGAAGCTGGCAATCGAAGGCGGTTGCAACGCGGTGGCGTCAACGTTCGGTGTCCTGGGAGCGGTGTCGCGAAAATACGCTCACCGGATTCCGTTCTTAGTCAAAATCAATCACAACGAACTGTTGAGCTATCCGAACACTTATGATCAAGTGATGTTCGGTCAAGTCGACCGAGCCCATGACATGGGTGCCACCGCGGTGGGCGCAACCATCTACTTTGGCTCACCAGAATCACGTCGACAAATTGTCGAAGTGGCCGAATCGTTCGAGCGCGCTCACGAACTCGGGCTCGCAACCGTCCTATGGTGCTATCTACGGAACCCGGCCTTCAAGACAGACCAGGACTACCACACATCGGCCGACTTGACCGGACAGGCCAACCACTTGGGAGTGACCATTCAGGCGGACATCATCAAACAAAAACTGCCGACCAACAATGGCGGATACAACGCGATTGCATTTGGAAAGACTTCGCCCTTGGTTTACCAAAAGCTAACAACGGATCACCCAATCGATCTGTGCCGCTATCAGGTTGCCAATTGTTTCATGGGTCGCGCCGGCTTGATCAACTCTGGCGGAGCATCTTCCGGTGCGTCAGATCTGGCCGAAGCGGTCAAAACAGCAGTGATCAACAAGCGTGCGGGCGGAACAGGGCTGATCTCCGGCCGAAAGGCTTTTCAGCGTCCGATGCCCGAAGGTGTGGAACTTCTCCACAAGATCCAAGATGTCTATCTCGACAAAGAAATCACCGTCGCCTGA
- a CDS encoding dihydroorotate dehydrogenase-like protein: MPSRLNTQFGGLSLRSPVVVGASPLSMNERTRMEMQEAGAGAIVLPSLFEEQVIDWSWNHGRQLTPKERMILGQSDRTKHHWVCPDGDSYLALVNRASSLQDIPIIASLNGYTAGGWMDFAGELEEAGASAIELNVHHSGAREYGSSAEIEMTILDSIRDVNSAITVPLFVKLSSNFTSLPHIARQLLSGAQGMVLHGRAPKVDICLDTLRLASRWRITSADEGVDSLDTLMQVHSCCPAMPLAACGGVGNADHLIKVLLAGADVAMVTSAIYREGASVIQTMLRGLVSFMEKHDMQSMQDLKTQRPLEFSSDEERTAYIAALTAHLRENDPSSAGT; encoded by the coding sequence ATGCCATCTCGTTTAAATACTCAATTCGGCGGACTTTCGTTGAGGTCACCGGTTGTCGTCGGAGCGTCGCCGTTATCGATGAACGAGCGGACCCGCATGGAAATGCAGGAGGCTGGTGCCGGGGCAATCGTTTTGCCATCGTTGTTTGAGGAACAAGTGATCGATTGGAGTTGGAATCATGGACGCCAACTCACACCCAAAGAACGAATGATTCTGGGACAATCCGACCGCACGAAGCATCATTGGGTTTGCCCAGATGGCGATTCGTATTTGGCACTGGTCAACCGTGCCAGTTCTTTGCAAGACATTCCCATTATCGCGAGCCTGAATGGTTACACCGCTGGAGGCTGGATGGATTTTGCCGGGGAACTTGAGGAAGCCGGAGCGTCCGCAATTGAGCTGAATGTGCATCACTCAGGCGCACGAGAGTATGGCAGTTCAGCGGAGATTGAAATGACGATTCTTGATTCAATTCGAGACGTCAATTCCGCAATCACGGTTCCATTGTTTGTGAAGCTGAGCAGCAACTTCACCAGCCTGCCGCATATCGCTCGTCAGTTGCTGTCGGGAGCTCAAGGGATGGTGCTTCATGGTCGCGCACCGAAAGTCGATATTTGTTTGGACACATTGAGGTTGGCGAGCCGTTGGCGAATCACATCGGCGGACGAGGGTGTCGATTCACTCGACACTTTGATGCAGGTTCACAGTTGCTGTCCGGCGATGCCTTTGGCGGCCTGTGGTGGTGTCGGCAACGCAGATCATTTGATCAAAGTGTTGTTGGCTGGTGCGGACGTTGCGATGGTGACTTCGGCTATCTATCGAGAGGGCGCGTCTGTGATTCAAACGATGCTGCGTGGCCTGGTTTCGTTCATGGAGAAGCATGACATGCAATCGATGCAAGATTTGAAAACGCAGCGTCCTCTCGAATTCAGCAGCGATGAAGAACGGACGGCGTACATCGCTGCATTGACCGCCCACCTTCGCGAAAATGATCCGAGCTCGGCGGGAACTTGA
- a CDS encoding bifunctional aminoglycoside phosphotransferase/ATP-binding protein, which translates to MTTMDSTAKNEVSTERLVAGLKRPEAYPHPVKGPVVVHETHISFVFLAGEFAYKIKKPVKTEFLDYTTLEKRRHFCEEELRLDRRFSDDLYVAVVPITFADEAVKVQGEGEAIEFAVQMNRFPETALLSQQIERGKLTRGKVLQLADSVAEFHQDAVACYSGIALKWPGFLTQNTRQIFETVEADLDDERSRVLEVLREWTSEFLRENFQRLTNRINGGFIRACHGDLHADNIIDWRGKLRPFDGIEFNDQLRWIDVLSDASFLAMDLSARGHLDLSRLFLNAYLERTGDYQSLSLLRFFLVYRALVRALTASMRGDNEDVREHLNLAYRFTLRESPRLWITHGVSGSGKSTVSEAIVQRHDAIRLRSDIERKRMFGLSVTERPGPEEVLEVYGDDASEKTYRRLAELAERILASGYSVVVDATFLKRSHRKQFVDVATRSGVPFAILNCHTDLQTLRQRVIDRREKNQDASDADLTVLEHQLACHEPISDSERELVVDVPDVVQLVEML; encoded by the coding sequence ATGACAACGATGGACTCGACCGCAAAGAATGAGGTTTCAACGGAGAGGTTGGTTGCCGGTTTGAAACGACCGGAGGCATACCCTCATCCCGTTAAAGGCCCGGTGGTCGTTCATGAAACGCATATCTCCTTCGTGTTTCTGGCTGGTGAATTTGCTTACAAAATCAAAAAGCCCGTCAAGACGGAATTTCTCGACTACACCACATTGGAGAAACGCCGTCATTTCTGCGAAGAAGAGTTGCGACTAGACAGGCGGTTTTCGGACGACCTCTATGTAGCCGTCGTGCCAATCACGTTCGCGGACGAAGCCGTTAAGGTGCAAGGCGAGGGAGAGGCGATCGAGTTTGCTGTGCAAATGAATCGGTTTCCTGAAACAGCGTTGTTGAGTCAACAAATCGAGCGAGGAAAGTTGACTCGCGGCAAAGTTTTGCAGCTTGCTGATTCAGTTGCAGAGTTTCACCAGGACGCAGTCGCTTGCTATTCAGGCATTGCCCTGAAGTGGCCCGGCTTTTTGACGCAGAACACCCGCCAGATATTTGAGACAGTGGAGGCGGATCTGGACGATGAACGCTCTCGCGTTTTGGAAGTGTTGCGAGAGTGGACAAGCGAATTCCTTCGTGAAAACTTTCAAAGGCTAACCAACCGTATCAACGGAGGCTTTATCCGCGCCTGTCATGGCGACCTTCATGCGGACAACATCATTGATTGGCGAGGAAAGCTGCGGCCATTCGACGGCATTGAATTCAACGATCAATTGCGATGGATTGATGTTCTGAGTGATGCGTCATTTTTGGCGATGGATTTGTCCGCTCGAGGACACCTCGATCTGTCTCGTTTGTTTTTGAATGCTTATTTGGAACGCACGGGAGACTATCAGTCCTTGAGCCTTTTGCGATTTTTCTTGGTTTATCGTGCTTTGGTTCGGGCATTGACGGCCTCGATGCGTGGTGACAACGAAGACGTACGGGAACATCTCAATCTGGCATACCGATTCACGCTTCGTGAATCGCCACGACTTTGGATCACTCATGGAGTCAGCGGTAGTGGCAAGTCCACCGTGAGTGAGGCAATCGTGCAGCGTCACGATGCGATTCGGTTGCGAAGCGACATCGAACGAAAACGAATGTTCGGATTGTCCGTCACCGAGCGTCCTGGACCTGAAGAAGTCTTGGAAGTGTATGGGGACGACGCGAGCGAGAAGACTTACCGTCGACTGGCAGAATTGGCTGAGAGAATCCTTGCGAGCGGGTACAGCGTGGTCGTCGACGCGACGTTCTTGAAGCGATCTCATCGCAAACAGTTCGTGGATGTTGCAACTCGATCAGGCGTTCCCTTTGCGATTCTAAATTGTCACACCGATTTGCAAACGTTGCGGCAACGCGTGATTGACCGTCGTGAGAAGAATCAAGATGCGTCGGATGCGGACCTGACGGTTTTGGAACATCAGCTTGCTTGCCACGAACCAATTTCAGACAGCGAGCGAGAGTTGGTGGTTGATGTCCCTGACGTGGTTCAACTGGTCGAAATGCTTTAG